The Microbacterium sp. Nx66 genome contains a region encoding:
- a CDS encoding pilus assembly protein TadG-related protein yields the protein MSRRTRDADKDGRGDDEGSVLLLVLGYLILALAVLFVCVCATDLYIAQKRLDGLADAAALAGADGFTLQVEGEVPRATLTDAGVAEQAVPLVRDAGFAATVVDAGTPDGVSARVTVAALWHPPLLSPFVPDGVPLQATATSRTALR from the coding sequence ATGAGCCGGCGCACGCGCGACGCGGACAAGGACGGAAGGGGCGACGACGAGGGGAGCGTGCTGCTCCTCGTCCTCGGCTACCTGATCCTCGCGCTCGCCGTGCTGTTCGTGTGTGTCTGCGCCACCGACCTCTACATCGCCCAGAAGCGGCTGGACGGGCTCGCGGATGCGGCGGCGCTCGCCGGAGCGGACGGCTTCACGCTGCAGGTGGAGGGGGAGGTGCCGCGCGCGACGCTCACCGACGCGGGGGTGGCCGAGCAGGCGGTGCCGCTCGTCCGTGACGCGGGGTTCGCGGCGACCGTCGTCGACGCGGGCACCCCGGACGGCGTGAGCGCGCGTGTCACCGTCGCAGCGCTCTGGCATCCGCCGCTGCTCTCGCCGTTCGTGCCCGACGGGGTGCCGCTGCAGGCGACGGCGACGAGCCGCACGGCGCTGCGCTAG
- a CDS encoding TadE family protein, producing MRDDAGSSSLEFITVGVILLVPLLYLVIAVGSVQEQSLGVEAAARQAARAIASAPDVAGAAVRGEQVLDGIVAEYGIDRGAVDVAVSCRPRASACPAAGATVVVTVSTRVPLPLVPGVLGLDQATSVPVEAVSVQKVTRRWSGG from the coding sequence ATGCGCGATGACGCGGGATCGAGCTCGCTGGAGTTCATCACGGTCGGGGTGATCCTGCTCGTGCCGCTGCTGTACCTCGTGATCGCCGTGGGTTCGGTGCAGGAGCAGTCGCTCGGCGTCGAGGCCGCGGCGCGGCAGGCCGCACGTGCCATCGCCTCGGCACCCGACGTCGCAGGGGCCGCAGTCCGCGGGGAGCAGGTGCTGGACGGGATCGTCGCGGAGTACGGCATCGATCGCGGAGCGGTCGACGTCGCGGTGTCGTGTCGCCCCCGGGCATCGGCCTGTCCGGCGGCGGGAGCGACGGTGGTCGTCACGGTCTCGACCCGGGTACCGCTGCCTCTGGTACCCGGGGTCCTCGGACTCGACCAGGCGACGTCCGTCCCCGTGGAAGCCGTGTCGGTGCAGAAGGTCACCCGACGCTGGAGCGGTGGATGA
- a CDS encoding TadE/TadG family type IV pilus assembly protein — MRALAGVIDDRGSNPVEFVLVGTLLTALTLAVLQLAFAIYVRNVVHDAAVEGAYYAALADTTDKEGEERAREVIRRAVGPSYADDITVASARREGQETVEVRIRTTLPVFGLVGVPAALQVEASAPPESFDAR, encoded by the coding sequence ATGCGCGCGCTTGCGGGGGTGATCGACGACCGCGGATCGAACCCGGTGGAGTTCGTGCTCGTCGGCACCCTGCTCACCGCGCTGACCCTCGCTGTGCTGCAGCTCGCGTTCGCGATCTACGTGCGCAACGTCGTCCACGATGCGGCCGTCGAAGGCGCGTACTACGCGGCGCTCGCCGACACGACCGACAAGGAGGGGGAGGAGCGGGCGCGCGAGGTCATCCGTCGCGCGGTCGGCCCCTCCTACGCCGACGACATCACGGTCGCCTCGGCGCGGCGGGAGGGACAGGAGACCGTCGAGGTCCGCATCCGGACGACCCTCCCGGTGTTCGGCCTCGTCGGTGTCCCGGCAGCCCTGCAGGTCGAAGCCTCCGCACCGCCGGAGTCGTTCGATGCGCGATGA
- a CDS encoding DUF7882 family protein: MGSLEYNSSRPPIEVDDTVLAHLKIVISTKLRRQESFMMTWPSGKKSPGRLSAWMHPAIPLVLEFDAEPPPAIDPARVSHMMERLNARGELVIDEFTS; encoded by the coding sequence ATGGGAAGTCTCGAGTACAACAGCTCTCGTCCGCCGATCGAGGTCGACGACACCGTGCTGGCGCATCTGAAGATCGTGATCTCCACGAAGCTCCGTCGCCAGGAGAGCTTCATGATGACGTGGCCGTCGGGGAAGAAGAGCCCTGGCCGACTGTCCGCGTGGATGCACCCGGCGATCCCGCTGGTGCTCGAGTTCGACGCCGAGCCGCCGCCGGCGATCGATCCGGCCCGGGTCAGTCACATGATGGAGCGGCTGAACGCCCGCGGTGAGCTCGTCATCGACGAGTTCACCTCCTGA
- a CDS encoding type II secretion system F family protein: MSGLSALAVAVLLGGGFAAGVLALLSGLPRWRAASLASRIAPYIRDVVDDDVLPREALPRAGALPAGGFRLGTLGGEMIDRVLGGSEGLRRRLAQAGSPLDPVAFRGRQLASGVVALVCGALAVIVLVLIGRWSVPVGAIPLLAGAAGAVGYDMRLSARVRARKVRLAEELPTTLEFLALCLSAGEGFLDAVKRVAGVGSGELTVELRRVIVEVGTGSSLADALAAMAGRLELPGLTRAADQIVAAIEHGAPLAAVLRAQADDTREEAKRTLIEQAGRKEIFMLLPLVFLILPLSVVFAIYPGLFILRLGIG; encoded by the coding sequence GTGAGTGGGCTCTCCGCGCTGGCCGTGGCCGTGCTGCTCGGCGGTGGCTTCGCGGCGGGGGTCCTGGCGCTTCTCTCCGGCCTGCCGCGGTGGCGCGCTGCGTCCCTCGCTTCACGGATCGCGCCGTACATCCGCGACGTCGTCGACGATGACGTGCTGCCGCGGGAGGCTCTTCCCCGGGCCGGCGCGTTGCCTGCCGGTGGATTCCGCCTGGGAACCCTCGGTGGGGAGATGATCGACCGCGTCCTCGGCGGGAGCGAGGGACTCCGACGACGACTCGCGCAGGCGGGCTCGCCCCTCGATCCCGTCGCCTTCCGTGGACGCCAGCTCGCCTCAGGTGTGGTCGCGCTCGTCTGCGGAGCGCTCGCCGTCATCGTCCTCGTGCTGATCGGTCGGTGGTCCGTTCCCGTCGGTGCCATCCCGCTCCTGGCGGGAGCGGCGGGCGCCGTCGGCTACGACATGCGACTCTCGGCGCGGGTGCGGGCACGGAAGGTGCGCCTCGCCGAGGAGTTGCCGACGACCCTGGAGTTCCTGGCCCTCTGCCTCTCTGCGGGCGAGGGCTTCCTCGACGCCGTGAAGCGCGTGGCCGGCGTGGGGTCGGGGGAGCTCACGGTCGAGCTGCGTCGCGTGATCGTGGAGGTCGGGACGGGGTCGTCCCTCGCCGACGCGCTGGCCGCCATGGCGGGTCGGCTGGAGCTTCCGGGGCTGACCCGAGCCGCGGACCAGATCGTCGCCGCGATCGAGCACGGAGCACCCCTCGCCGCGGTGCTGCGCGCGCAGGCCGATGACACCAGGGAGGAGGCCAAGCGCACGCTCATCGAGCAGGCCGGACGGAAGGAGATCTTCATGCTCCTGCCGTTGGTCTTCCTCATCCTGCCGTTGTCCGTCGTGTTCGCGATCTACCCTGGCCTGTTCATCCTGCGGCTCGGCATCGGATGA
- a CDS encoding type II secretion system F family protein, producing MTILLGATLAAGVLLTLSPWLWPTAERSTSTAHRGRLVRLSGEAGFPSLQTRSLVIGIAGAALGAASLVWLVTGSAALAVLAGIAGGTAPIAYLRGRRLRLRRLRRQLWPDVCDLLIAAIRVGLSLPDAVATLAESAPPALRPAFGVFARDLRSSGRFDASLDRLKVVLADPLGDRIIETLRMARQVGGTELIGVLRALSSSVRADAALRGEVEARQSWIRGAAVLGAVAPWIILTLLILRPEGAKAYSTPEGIVVIVVGAVVSVVAFRLMIRIGRLPEPRRWFG from the coding sequence ATGACGATCCTCCTCGGCGCGACGCTTGCGGCCGGCGTGCTCCTGACCCTGTCGCCATGGCTGTGGCCGACGGCAGAGCGCTCCACCTCCACGGCGCACCGCGGACGCCTGGTCCGTCTGTCGGGTGAGGCGGGGTTCCCGTCCCTGCAGACCCGCTCCCTCGTGATCGGCATCGCCGGCGCCGCCCTCGGTGCGGCGTCCCTCGTCTGGCTCGTCACGGGGAGTGCCGCGCTCGCGGTCCTCGCCGGGATCGCCGGCGGGACTGCGCCGATCGCCTACCTGCGCGGCCGACGACTCCGGCTGCGGCGTCTGCGCCGGCAACTCTGGCCCGATGTCTGTGACCTGCTGATCGCCGCTATCCGCGTCGGCCTGTCGCTTCCGGATGCGGTGGCCACCCTCGCCGAGTCGGCGCCCCCGGCGCTCCGCCCCGCATTCGGCGTGTTCGCCCGAGACCTGCGGAGCAGCGGACGGTTCGACGCGAGTCTCGACCGGTTGAAGGTCGTCCTCGCCGATCCGCTCGGGGATCGGATCATCGAGACGCTGCGGATGGCGCGGCAAGTCGGCGGCACCGAGCTCATCGGCGTGCTGCGGGCGTTGTCCTCATCCGTCCGTGCTGACGCGGCGCTCCGCGGCGAGGTCGAGGCGCGGCAGTCGTGGATCCGGGGAGCCGCCGTCCTCGGCGCCGTGGCGCCGTGGATCATCCTCACCCTCCTGATCCTCCGTCCGGAGGGGGCGAAGGCGTACAGCACACCGGAGGGCATCGTCGTGATCGTCGTGGGCGCGGTCGTCTCGGTCGTCGCGTTCCGCCTCATGATCCGCATCGGTCGGCTGCCCGAGCCCCGTCGGTGGTTCGGGTGA
- a CDS encoding CpaF family protein encodes MEQPASIIADLVRRRLRTEGVDPAIDPERAREVTRAEVRRHDDRALARGGVLVEDEAACVRDVLAAVSGFGALQPLLDDPGIEEVWINGDGVVHTARGGVAERTALRLDEATVRDLVERMLQATGRRVDIGQPFVDASLPDGSRLHVAIADVVRGSWVVNIRKFLPGHRSLDALTAQGALTPDAAHALGEAMRAGASVIVSGATHAGKTTMLGALLAACAADQRIITVEETFELAVVGPDVVALQGRQPSLEGTGEITLRRLVKEALRMRPDRLVVGEVRDAEALDLVLALNTGVPGACTVHANSAAEALDKLCLLPLLAGRNIDRGFVAPAIASSVDLVVHCARDAAGRRYVEEIVAPTGEVVQGRVLSTPVFGAAAHRPLRSTSVGSGVLA; translated from the coding sequence ATGGAGCAGCCCGCGTCGATCATCGCCGACCTCGTTCGGCGTCGGCTGCGGACCGAGGGTGTGGATCCGGCGATCGACCCAGAGCGGGCGCGGGAGGTTACAAGGGCGGAGGTGCGGCGCCACGACGATCGGGCTCTCGCGCGGGGCGGCGTGCTCGTGGAGGACGAGGCGGCGTGCGTGCGGGACGTTCTCGCGGCGGTGAGCGGGTTCGGCGCTCTGCAGCCCCTGCTCGACGACCCCGGCATCGAGGAGGTGTGGATCAACGGAGACGGGGTCGTGCATACCGCGCGGGGTGGTGTGGCGGAGCGGACAGCGCTGCGGCTGGACGAGGCGACGGTGCGGGATCTGGTGGAGCGCATGCTGCAGGCGACGGGGCGGCGCGTGGACATAGGGCAGCCGTTCGTCGATGCCTCCCTGCCGGACGGTTCGCGGCTGCACGTGGCGATCGCCGATGTCGTCCGCGGGTCGTGGGTGGTCAACATCCGCAAGTTCCTTCCCGGGCACCGCTCGCTCGACGCGCTGACGGCGCAGGGCGCGCTGACTCCTGATGCCGCGCATGCCCTGGGTGAGGCGATGCGGGCAGGTGCGTCCGTGATCGTGTCCGGGGCGACCCACGCGGGAAAGACGACCATGCTCGGCGCGTTGCTGGCCGCCTGCGCGGCGGACCAGCGCATAATCACGGTCGAGGAGACATTCGAGCTCGCGGTGGTCGGTCCTGATGTGGTCGCGCTGCAGGGGCGCCAGCCCAGCCTCGAAGGCACGGGTGAGATCACGCTGCGACGATTGGTGAAGGAAGCGCTGCGGATGCGGCCGGACCGGCTCGTAGTGGGGGAGGTGCGTGACGCGGAAGCGCTCGACCTCGTGTTGGCGCTCAACACCGGCGTCCCCGGCGCCTGCACGGTCCACGCCAACTCCGCTGCGGAGGCGCTCGACAAGCTGTGCCTGCTGCCGCTCCTCGCCGGGCGGAACATCGACCGCGGCTTCGTCGCTCCGGCGATCGCGTCGTCGGTCGATCTCGTCGTCCACTGCGCGCGCGATGCGGCAGGCCGACGATACGTCGAGGAGATCGTCGCCCCGACGGGTGAAGTGGTCCAGGGACGGGTGCTCAGCACTCCGGTCTTCGGCGCCGCCGCACACCGGCCGCTACGGTCGACCTCGGTCGGTTCGGGGGTCCTCGCATGA
- a CDS encoding glycosyltransferase family 2 protein codes for MHRATPAAPEPTLSVVIPVKDDAAELRRCLRALARQTLPPDEIIVVDNASTDDSAAVAARHGARVVRCETPGIPAASATGYDTATGDVILRLDADGVPGPRWVETMTAAYVRDPRVGAWTGGAHFVDGPRFLRRPLAAAYLLSYVVVCGSALGHGPLFGSNLALRRSAWLAVRDRVHRDDAALHDDLDLAFHVGERHRIRWLLHTDMGISMRPFGSGRSFARRSWIGARTVLVHWPEDFPPVRWVRLALRRVLHRLGVPAPGARR; via the coding sequence GTGCACCGCGCCACACCAGCCGCCCCTGAACCGACCCTGAGCGTGGTCATCCCGGTCAAGGACGATGCGGCGGAACTGCGGCGATGCCTCCGCGCCCTCGCCCGGCAGACACTCCCGCCCGACGAGATCATCGTCGTGGACAACGCCTCGACCGACGATTCGGCCGCGGTGGCCGCCCGGCACGGCGCGCGGGTCGTGCGGTGCGAGACTCCGGGCATCCCGGCCGCGAGCGCGACCGGGTACGACACGGCGACGGGCGACGTGATCCTGCGGCTCGACGCCGACGGGGTACCGGGGCCGCGGTGGGTCGAGACGATGACGGCCGCGTACGTGCGGGATCCGCGGGTCGGAGCGTGGACGGGCGGAGCGCATTTCGTCGACGGTCCCCGGTTCCTGCGGAGGCCCCTCGCGGCGGCCTACCTCCTTTCCTACGTCGTCGTGTGCGGCTCCGCCCTGGGCCACGGGCCGTTGTTCGGATCGAACCTCGCCCTCCGCCGCTCGGCCTGGCTCGCCGTCCGGGACCGGGTGCACCGCGACGATGCCGCGCTTCACGACGACCTCGACCTCGCCTTCCATGTCGGCGAGCGCCACCGCATCCGCTGGCTTCTGCACACCGATATGGGCATCTCCATGCGCCCGTTCGGCAGCGGACGCTCCTTCGCCCGCCGCTCCTGGATCGGCGCTCGCACCGTCCTCGTGCACTGGCCCGAGGACTTCCCTCCGGTGCGCTGGGTGCGGCTCGCGCTGCGCCGGGTGCTGCACCGCCTCGGAGTCCCCGCGCCGGGAGCCCGCCGATGA
- a CDS encoding endonuclease/exonuclease/phosphatase family protein, protein MTAPLLGSPSTTELHVMTLNIRRDLGALAWPPADRWSVRRPRLTALLRAERPEVLGVQEALPAQAAEVSAALGPSFHRVGHGRLAGPRGEGCPLFYDADRLELGGWRQVALSRTPDRPGSRSWLSVSPRVVVEASFRDRRTGAALTVLNTHLDAFSLWARLRQAQAVHDVAAAAESPVVLVGDFNAPAGTAPWRALEADDVLRDSWTAAVSRRTPAWRTFAGYRSPRRGRRIDGILTFPALPVRRAGINARQYGGGWPSDHLAVQALIDLAPGAIPPEETA, encoded by the coding sequence ATGACCGCGCCGCTCCTCGGATCGCCGTCCACCACCGAGCTGCACGTCATGACCCTCAACATCCGCCGCGACCTCGGCGCGCTCGCCTGGCCGCCCGCCGACCGCTGGTCGGTTCGACGTCCCCGGCTCACCGCGCTCCTCCGCGCGGAGCGGCCGGAGGTCCTCGGCGTACAGGAGGCCCTGCCCGCGCAGGCTGCCGAGGTCTCCGCCGCGCTCGGCCCGTCGTTCCACCGCGTCGGCCACGGCCGCCTCGCCGGACCCCGCGGCGAGGGTTGTCCGCTCTTCTACGACGCCGACCGACTGGAACTGGGCGGCTGGCGACAGGTCGCGCTCTCCCGCACCCCCGACCGCCCCGGCTCCCGCTCCTGGCTGAGCGTCTCCCCGCGGGTGGTGGTGGAGGCGTCCTTCCGCGACCGCCGCACCGGCGCCGCCCTCACCGTGCTCAACACCCACCTCGACGCGTTCTCGCTGTGGGCCCGGCTCCGTCAAGCGCAGGCGGTGCACGACGTCGCCGCCGCAGCGGAGAGCCCCGTCGTCCTCGTCGGGGATTTCAACGCCCCCGCCGGCACGGCACCGTGGCGCGCCCTCGAAGCCGACGACGTCCTCCGCGACTCGTGGACGGCGGCCGTCTCCCGCCGCACACCGGCCTGGCGCACATTCGCCGGCTACCGGTCACCCCGCCGAGGACGCCGCATCGACGGCATCCTCACCTTCCCCGCGCTGCCCGTGCGCCGGGCGGGCATCAACGCCCGGCAGTATGGAGGAGGCTGGCCGTCGGATCATCTCGCCGTGCAGGCCCTGATCGACCTCGCCCCCGGCGCCATCCCACCCGAGGAGACCGCATGA
- a CDS encoding DedA family protein, producing the protein MLHAPTALIPWLDPQTIIGAAGPWALLVVCFIIFAETGLLVGFLLPGDTLLIIAGLLTHTSNVFGVNIWVVSLLIALSAFIGGEVGYVIGHKGGPAVFERKESGLFSRKNVERTNAFFERFGGLTVILARFVPIVRTFAPVAAGVGHMPWRRYSLYNFIGAMIWGFGLTMVGYLIAYIPWVRDLVVEYIDIILLIAVGGTALVTLWHYFSERHKAKKAAAAGEDVVTDHEEAEELVLDADVFDRAPDLDGDGKH; encoded by the coding sequence ATGCTGCACGCCCCTACCGCGCTCATCCCATGGCTCGATCCGCAGACGATCATCGGGGCGGCGGGTCCGTGGGCGCTCCTCGTGGTCTGCTTCATCATCTTCGCCGAGACGGGTCTGCTGGTCGGCTTCCTCCTCCCCGGTGACACGCTGCTCATCATCGCGGGCCTGCTGACCCACACGAGCAACGTCTTCGGCGTGAACATCTGGGTCGTCTCGCTCCTCATCGCGCTCTCCGCGTTCATCGGCGGCGAGGTCGGCTACGTCATCGGGCACAAGGGCGGCCCCGCGGTGTTCGAACGCAAGGAATCCGGCCTGTTCAGCAGGAAGAACGTCGAGCGCACCAACGCGTTCTTCGAGCGCTTCGGCGGCCTCACCGTGATCCTCGCGCGCTTCGTGCCGATCGTGCGCACGTTCGCCCCGGTCGCCGCGGGCGTGGGCCACATGCCGTGGCGGCGCTACTCGCTCTACAACTTCATCGGGGCGATGATCTGGGGCTTCGGACTCACGATGGTCGGCTACCTCATCGCCTACATCCCGTGGGTGCGAGACCTCGTCGTCGAGTACATCGACATCATCCTGCTCATCGCCGTCGGCGGCACCGCGCTCGTCACCCTGTGGCATTACTTCTCCGAGCGCCACAAGGCCAAGAAGGCCGCGGCCGCAGGAGAGGACGTCGTGACGGATCACGAGGAGGCCGAGGAGCTCGTCCTCGACGCCGACGTGTTCGATCGCGCCCCCGACCTGGACGGCGACGGGAAGCACTGA
- the ku gene encoding non-homologous end joining protein Ku — MRTIWKGALTFGLVNVPVKVYSATEDHDVPLHQVHEKDGGRIRYQRTCEVCGETVAYSDIDRAYVDDGQTVVLTKDDLAALPAEKSREIDVVEFVPSDQVDPLTLDKPYYLEPDSKSPKAYVLLRKTLEQTDRTAIVRFTLRQKTRLAALRVRGKVLVLQTLLWSDEVREAEFPSLDEDVRISKKELELSSSLVDSYSADFDPEEFVDEYQKELRTLIDAKIEAGETFDVAETFGGDAEKAADGGEVIDLMEALRASVARSKEKRSKNAG; from the coding sequence ATGAGGACGATCTGGAAGGGCGCCCTGACGTTCGGGCTGGTGAACGTGCCGGTCAAGGTGTACTCGGCGACCGAGGACCACGACGTGCCGCTGCATCAGGTGCATGAGAAGGACGGCGGTCGCATCCGCTACCAGCGCACGTGCGAGGTGTGCGGCGAGACGGTGGCCTACTCCGACATCGATCGCGCCTACGTCGACGACGGGCAGACCGTCGTGCTCACCAAGGACGACCTCGCGGCGCTGCCGGCGGAGAAGAGCCGCGAGATCGATGTCGTGGAGTTCGTGCCCTCCGACCAGGTCGATCCGCTCACCCTCGACAAGCCGTACTACCTGGAGCCCGACTCGAAGTCTCCCAAGGCGTACGTGCTGCTGCGCAAGACCCTCGAGCAGACCGACCGCACCGCGATCGTGCGGTTCACGCTGCGCCAGAAGACCCGGCTCGCCGCGCTGCGCGTGCGGGGCAAGGTCCTCGTGCTGCAGACGCTGCTCTGGTCGGACGAGGTCCGAGAGGCGGAATTCCCGTCGCTCGACGAGGACGTGCGGATCTCGAAGAAGGAGCTGGAGTTGTCCTCGTCGCTCGTGGACAGCTACTCGGCCGACTTCGATCCCGAGGAGTTCGTCGACGAGTACCAGAAGGAGCTCCGCACCCTCATCGACGCGAAGATCGAGGCCGGGGAGACGTTCGACGTGGCGGAGACCTTCGGCGGCGATGCCGAGAAGGCGGCCGACGGCGGCGAGGTCATCGACCTGATGGAGGCGCTGCGCGCCAGCGTCGCCCGCTCCAAGGAGAAGCGCTCCAAGAACGCGGGCTGA
- the ligD gene encoding non-homologous end-joining DNA ligase, translating to MVGEAQVVQVDGRRLRVTNLDKVVYPETGTTKGEVIAYYTTIAPLLLPLLDGRPVTRKRWVEGVGTAAAPEDSFFTKQLEPGAPDWIPRQDIQHSDGPKAYPLVEDVPTLVWLAQVAAIELHVPQWRFTPDGLPGRPDRLVLDLDPGPGADLAQCAAVARIARTLLTGMGLDPLPVTSGSKGIHLYAALPGEQTSDEVSAVVKELARIIENEHPDLATSVMSKAVRGGKVFLDWSQNNGKKTTISPYSLRGRARPGVAAPRTWEELDDPDLAHLELDEVLARAAAGFDPLSSLRPDTPALPANAHAATAARAPAIRAAAPSPARRGRPLAEQTASPTGTTLPSLAPMLAENGTPAIARSLSSPSWVEVKWDGIRAIGTWRDGHMSLHARRGTDITARYPELTADGAPFLPVDEAIVDGEIVAFDSAARPSFSLLQNRMHLTRPREIEREVVRTPVVYMLFDLLRLDGHDLTGMPLRERRTLLRDIVAGVDAPIQVPPVFDDVDAALAASEEFGLEGVVVKDPASRYRAGQRSPSWLKLKNTRMQEAVIVGIRPGKGEREGTLGSLLLAIPEGGDLRYIGRVGTGFTDRILRDLLARLEPLRVPRAPLDGVPRPDASDALWVRPELVGEVEFANWTPDGILRHARWRGLRPDKTVDEITVEA from the coding sequence ATGGTGGGAGAGGCGCAGGTCGTGCAGGTCGATGGCCGACGGCTGCGGGTGACCAACCTCGACAAGGTCGTCTACCCGGAGACGGGCACGACCAAGGGCGAGGTCATCGCCTACTACACCACCATCGCTCCGCTCCTCCTCCCGCTCCTCGACGGCCGCCCGGTCACCCGCAAGCGCTGGGTCGAGGGGGTCGGCACCGCCGCCGCTCCCGAGGACTCCTTCTTCACGAAGCAGCTCGAGCCCGGCGCCCCGGACTGGATCCCCCGACAGGACATCCAGCACTCCGACGGCCCCAAGGCGTACCCGCTGGTGGAGGACGTGCCCACGCTCGTCTGGCTCGCGCAGGTCGCGGCGATCGAGTTGCACGTGCCGCAGTGGCGGTTCACCCCGGACGGGCTCCCCGGCCGCCCCGACCGTCTCGTGCTTGACCTCGACCCGGGACCCGGCGCCGACCTCGCGCAGTGCGCCGCGGTCGCCCGGATCGCTCGGACGCTCCTCACCGGGATGGGGCTCGACCCTCTGCCCGTGACCAGCGGCAGCAAGGGCATCCACCTCTACGCGGCCCTGCCCGGCGAGCAGACCAGCGACGAGGTCTCCGCCGTGGTCAAAGAGCTGGCGCGCATCATCGAGAACGAGCACCCGGACCTCGCCACGAGCGTCATGTCCAAGGCCGTGCGCGGGGGCAAGGTGTTCCTCGACTGGAGCCAGAACAACGGCAAGAAGACGACGATCTCCCCGTACTCCCTGCGGGGGCGCGCCCGCCCCGGCGTCGCGGCGCCGCGCACCTGGGAGGAGCTCGACGACCCGGACCTCGCTCACCTCGAGCTGGACGAGGTGCTCGCGCGCGCCGCCGCCGGATTCGATCCGCTCTCCTCCCTCCGCCCCGACACTCCTGCTCTGCCGGCGAACGCGCACGCCGCGACAGCGGCTCGAGCTCCCGCGATCCGGGCGGCGGCGCCCTCCCCCGCCCGTCGCGGCCGGCCGCTCGCCGAGCAGACGGCGTCCCCCACCGGGACCACTCTCCCGTCGCTCGCGCCGATGCTCGCCGAGAACGGCACCCCGGCGATCGCCCGAAGCCTCAGCTCGCCGTCATGGGTGGAGGTGAAGTGGGACGGCATCCGTGCGATCGGCACCTGGCGCGACGGGCACATGTCGCTGCACGCCCGACGCGGCACCGACATCACCGCGCGCTATCCCGAGCTGACGGCCGACGGTGCCCCGTTCCTCCCGGTCGACGAGGCGATCGTCGACGGGGAGATCGTCGCCTTCGACAGCGCCGCCCGGCCGAGCTTCTCCCTGCTGCAGAACCGCATGCACCTCACCCGGCCCCGGGAGATCGAGCGCGAGGTCGTGCGCACACCGGTCGTGTACATGCTGTTCGACCTGCTCCGTCTCGACGGCCACGATCTCACCGGGATGCCGCTCCGCGAGCGCCGCACTCTGCTCCGCGACATCGTGGCGGGGGTCGACGCGCCCATCCAGGTCCCTCCCGTCTTCGACGACGTGGACGCAGCGCTCGCCGCCAGCGAGGAGTTCGGGCTGGAGGGCGTCGTCGTGAAGGATCCCGCCTCCCGGTACCGTGCCGGCCAGCGCTCACCCTCCTGGCTCAAGCTCAAGAACACCCGCATGCAGGAGGCGGTGATCGTCGGCATCCGCCCGGGGAAGGGCGAGCGCGAGGGCACTCTCGGCTCTCTCCTCCTCGCGATCCCGGAGGGTGGCGACCTCCGCTACATCGGCCGCGTGGGCACCGGCTTCACGGATCGCATCCTCCGCGACCTCCTGGCCCGCCTGGAGCCGCTGCGGGTGCCACGCGCACCGCTCGACGGCGTCCCCCGCCCGGACGCCTCGGACGCCCTGTGGGTGCGCCCCGAACTCGTGGGCGAGGTGGAGTTCGCGAACTGGACGCCGGACGGCATCCTCCGGCACGCCCGCTGGCGGGGTCTGCGCCCGGACAAGACGGTCGACGAGATCACCGTCGAGGCGTGA